In Acinetobacter piscicola, a single window of DNA contains:
- a CDS encoding PadR family transcriptional regulator encodes MSLAHVLLTSLIEKPSTGFELARRFDRSMGFFWNATHQQIYRELSGMLKKGWISTLEDQADTGRKKTYQVEQLGRIELTEWMVKQGEPAQLREEIMVRLRLEAQFGGNTILPELERHLLLHQENLKLYQQIFNKDFAHADPQDRTLYIHKMILQLGIDLENGWIDWLSQLIPQLKEFENKEKT; translated from the coding sequence ATGTCTTTAGCCCATGTTTTATTGACGAGTCTGATTGAAAAACCGAGTACAGGTTTTGAGTTGGCACGCCGTTTTGACCGCTCTATGGGCTTTTTCTGGAATGCCACACACCAACAAATTTATCGTGAATTAAGTGGCATGCTGAAAAAAGGCTGGATTTCCACTTTAGAAGATCAAGCCGACACAGGACGCAAAAAAACCTATCAGGTTGAACAACTTGGACGTATAGAGTTAACCGAATGGATGGTCAAACAAGGTGAACCTGCACAGCTTCGTGAAGAAATTATGGTGCGATTAAGACTTGAGGCACAATTTGGAGGCAATACCATTTTGCCTGAATTAGAGCGTCATTTACTGTTACATCAAGAAAATTTAAAATTGTATCAGCAAATTTTCAATAAAGACTTTGCTCATGCAGACCCACAAGATCGAACTTTATATATTCATAAAATGATTTTACAATTGGGAATTGATCTAGAAAATGGCTGGATTGATTGGCTCAGTCAACTCATCCCTCAACTCAAAGAATTTGAAAACAAAGAAAAAACTTAA
- a CDS encoding alpha/beta fold hydrolase has protein sequence MPHYTMPDGEKLFVREIGQGEPVLVLSGLGMQSWQWLPFLLPNIKKFKFIIPDWRGFGGSKTCKIPQELDAIHNHWRDIDSLIEQMQLDDFIVIAYSMGATTAMHGMQYGNLREKLKAYLHIDQTPKITTDASWKFGLFGKKHLKFKRFLKDYSDFLHQYQNYRFVDELPAEPRTELVQMWINFIKIQGSNKVSPFIFNLALRRPQLQKHLLPIRRLDYMTWYIDNYLNHQEDYRTALAQLDCPTTFFIGEQSTLYPSEGQKRIANQLSNAQSIIFEHSGHTPLITEPLKFGKEISAFLAKNTQSKPTQ, from the coding sequence ATGCCACACTATACAATGCCTGATGGTGAAAAATTATTTGTTCGAGAAATTGGACAAGGTGAACCCGTATTGGTTCTGTCCGGTTTAGGCATGCAAAGTTGGCAATGGCTTCCATTTTTACTTCCCAATATCAAAAAATTTAAATTTATTATCCCGGATTGGCGTGGCTTTGGCGGTTCAAAGACCTGTAAAATTCCTCAAGAGCTTGATGCCATTCATAATCATTGGCGTGACATTGACAGCCTGATTGAACAAATGCAACTCGATGATTTTATTGTGATTGCTTATTCAATGGGGGCAACCACAGCCATGCATGGCATGCAATATGGCAACTTAAGAGAAAAACTCAAAGCTTATTTACATATTGACCAAACCCCAAAAATCACCACAGATGCGTCTTGGAAATTTGGTTTATTTGGCAAAAAACATTTAAAATTCAAACGTTTTCTTAAAGATTATTCAGACTTTTTGCATCAATACCAAAACTATCGCTTTGTAGATGAGTTACCTGCTGAACCCCGTACTGAATTGGTGCAAATGTGGATTAATTTTATTAAAATTCAAGGCAGTAATAAAGTCAGTCCGTTTATTTTCAATCTGGCACTGAGGCGCCCACAATTACAAAAGCATTTACTCCCGATTCGACGCCTTGATTATATGACTTGGTATATCGACAATTATCTCAATCATCAGGAAGATTATCGGACTGCCCTTGCACAACTGGACTGTCCAACCACATTTTTTATTGGTGAACAATCAACTTTATATCCTTCTGAAGGACAAAAACGCATCGCCAATCAACTTTCGAATGCACAAAGTATTATCTTTGAGCACTCAGGACACACTCCTTTAATCACTGAACCTTTGAAATTTGGCAAAGAAATCTCTGCATTTTTAGCTAAAAACACACAATCCAAACCCACACAATAA
- a CDS encoding LysR family transcriptional regulator: MLEIRHLKTLIALREHGSLVAAATDLCLTPSAISHQLKELDHWYGIEIVNRRTRPVTFSNVGQRLLKLADDILPQIQIAQTDITRIVHGQTGRIIFSSECHSCFDWLMPLLNQYRQQYPDVDLDFASGFEANPHELLQIGEFDLLITADPIALKGIEYFPIFEYESRLVLSNTHPLVRAENITVQELADETLITYPVDKHRLDIMAKLFLPANIQPKQVRTTDLTQMLIQLVASGRGIAALPDWVVNEYEQKGWVTSKRLNCVSENGLRRTLYAGYRIDEKEKSYFEGFLKQLDRFSKKRVIYYSA, from the coding sequence ATGTTGGAAATTCGCCATCTGAAAACTTTAATTGCTTTGCGTGAGCACGGGTCACTTGTTGCAGCAGCAACTGATTTATGTTTAACACCTTCTGCAATTTCTCATCAACTCAAAGAGTTGGATCATTGGTATGGGATTGAAATTGTGAATCGGCGGACACGACCTGTGACATTTTCCAATGTTGGGCAGCGTTTGTTGAAACTTGCAGATGATATTTTGCCGCAAATTCAAATTGCACAAACGGACATCACACGCATTGTACATGGACAAACGGGACGCATTATTTTCTCTTCAGAATGTCATAGTTGTTTTGATTGGTTAATGCCTTTGTTGAATCAGTATCGTCAGCAATACCCTGATGTAGATCTAGATTTCGCTTCAGGTTTTGAGGCGAATCCACATGAATTATTGCAAATCGGTGAGTTCGATTTATTGATTACTGCTGATCCAATTGCACTCAAAGGGATTGAATATTTTCCAATTTTTGAATATGAGTCACGTTTAGTTTTGTCTAACACGCATCCTTTAGTGCGTGCTGAAAATATTACGGTGCAAGAGCTTGCTGACGAAACTTTAATTACTTACCCAGTGGATAAGCATCGTCTAGACATTATGGCAAAGTTGTTTTTACCTGCAAATATCCAACCAAAACAAGTACGAACAACCGATTTAACGCAAATGTTGATTCAATTGGTTGCGAGTGGTCGTGGCATTGCTGCTTTGCCAGATTGGGTGGTGAATGAATATGAACAGAAGGGCTGGGTAACATCCAAGCGTTTGAATTGTGTATCAGAAAATGGCTTGCGCCGTACTTTATATGCAGGTTATCGTATTGATGAAAAAGAAAAAAGCTATTTTGAGGGGTTTTTAAAACAGCTCGATCGTTTTTCAAAAAAACGTGTGATTTATTATTCTGCTTAG
- a CDS encoding glutathione peroxidase, with protein sequence MTNIYQFEAELLEGENKAFSDYKGKVLLIVNTASKCGFTPQFAGLEKLYEKYHEQGLEVLGFPCNQFGGQDPGSNEQIGEYCQRNYGVKFPMFAKVDVKGPEAHVIFRYLTNNSKGVLGNGIKWNFTKFLINKNGEVINRYAPTTKPEALEEDIEKALAE encoded by the coding sequence ATGACGAATATTTATCAGTTTGAAGCAGAATTATTAGAAGGAGAAAATAAAGCTTTTTCAGACTATAAAGGGAAAGTTTTATTGATTGTAAATACTGCAAGTAAATGTGGTTTTACACCACAATTTGCAGGCTTAGAAAAATTATATGAAAAATATCATGAGCAAGGTCTTGAAGTTCTAGGTTTTCCATGTAACCAATTTGGTGGGCAAGATCCGGGTTCAAATGAACAAATTGGAGAATATTGCCAACGTAACTATGGTGTGAAATTTCCAATGTTTGCCAAAGTGGATGTTAAAGGTCCTGAGGCACATGTGATCTTTCGTTATTTGACCAATAACAGCAAAGGTGTATTGGGAAATGGAATTAAGTGGAATTTTACTAAATTTTTAATTAATAAAAACGGTGAAGTGATTAACCGTTACGCACCCACGACGAAACCTGAAGCTTTAGAAGAAGATATTGAAAAAGCATTGGCGGAGTGA
- the msrB gene encoding peptide-methionine (R)-S-oxide reductase MsrB, with protein sequence MGKLNKTEREWQRELSPEEFKITRQKGTEPAFTGKYWNTKQQGTYVCRCCGTPLFSSETKYDSGSGWPSFYRPIIAAAVEEHDDTTHGMQRTEIVCHHCDAHLGHVFEDGPQPTGLRYCVNSASLELKTEEKNDEETYP encoded by the coding sequence ATGGGAAAACTCAATAAAACAGAAAGAGAATGGCAAAGAGAGTTGTCGCCAGAAGAATTTAAAATAACACGCCAAAAGGGGACTGAGCCGGCATTTACAGGGAAATATTGGAATACCAAGCAGCAAGGTACGTATGTGTGTCGTTGCTGCGGCACGCCTTTATTTTCTTCAGAAACCAAGTATGACAGCGGCAGTGGTTGGCCAAGTTTTTATCGACCGATTATAGCGGCTGCGGTGGAAGAGCATGATGATACAACGCATGGTATGCAACGCACAGAAATCGTTTGTCATCATTGTGATGCGCATTTAGGGCATGTGTTTGAAGATGGTCCGCAACCTACAGGTTTGCGCTATTGTGTCAACTCGGCTTCTTTAGAATTAAAAACAGAAGAAAAAAATGATGAGGAAACCTATCCATGA
- a CDS encoding pyridoxal phosphate-dependent aminotransferase, translated as MSQKKSVIFKNLLPVIKQYQQDGFTHEKIVALLKDKHNLDLVTTETFKSYLYRYAKVNPTLSENLKMPNSIQTPREIKKSSKLDHVCYDIRGPVLRAANEMEEAGHKIIKLNIGNPAPFGFEAPQEIINDVALNLPNAIGYTDSKGIFPARKAICQYYQQKGILDLHVKDVYVGNGVSELIVMAMQGLLDDGDEMLIPMPDYPLWTAAVNLSGGTAIHYKCDDQNYWYPDIADMESKITPNTRGIVIINPNNPTGSVYPRHVLEQIVALAKKYDLILFADEIYDKIVYDGIEHVSVAALAGNQLCISFNGLSKAYRIAGYRSGWMAITGDKSRAADYIEGLDMLASMRLCANHQAQYAIQTALGGYQSINDLIRPGGRLYEQRNIAWEMLNDIPGVSCVKPEGAMYCFPKLDPEIYPIEDDEKFMLDLLKAEKVLLVQGTGFNWPTPDHFRVVFLPAENELREALTRLGRFLSKMR; from the coding sequence ATGTCACAAAAAAAGAGCGTTATTTTTAAAAATCTACTCCCTGTCATTAAGCAATATCAACAGGATGGATTTACACATGAAAAAATTGTTGCTTTACTCAAAGACAAACATAATCTTGATCTCGTAACAACAGAAACATTTAAAAGTTACTTATATCGTTATGCAAAAGTGAACCCCACTCTTTCCGAGAATCTCAAAATGCCGAACAGTATCCAAACCCCACGCGAAATAAAAAAATCGTCTAAGCTCGATCATGTATGCTACGACATTCGTGGACCTGTGTTACGCGCGGCCAACGAGATGGAAGAAGCAGGTCATAAAATTATCAAACTTAATATTGGTAACCCAGCCCCATTTGGTTTTGAAGCGCCACAAGAAATCATTAATGACGTGGCTTTAAACTTACCGAATGCAATTGGTTATACCGACTCAAAAGGAATTTTTCCTGCACGTAAAGCAATTTGTCAGTATTACCAACAAAAAGGCATTTTAGACCTGCATGTCAAAGATGTGTATGTGGGCAATGGTGTGTCTGAACTCATTGTGATGGCAATGCAAGGTTTATTGGATGATGGCGATGAAATGCTTATTCCAATGCCGGATTATCCTTTATGGACTGCTGCGGTCAACCTTTCAGGTGGTACTGCAATTCACTATAAATGTGATGATCAAAATTATTGGTATCCCGACATTGCAGACATGGAAAGTAAAATCACACCCAATACTCGAGGGATCGTGATTATTAACCCAAATAATCCAACTGGTTCAGTTTACCCACGCCATGTATTAGAACAAATTGTTGCACTCGCTAAAAAATATGATTTGATTTTATTTGCAGATGAAATCTACGACAAAATTGTGTATGACGGCATTGAACATGTATCTGTTGCTGCTTTAGCAGGCAATCAACTTTGTATTTCTTTCAATGGTTTATCAAAAGCTTATCGTATCGCGGGTTACCGTTCAGGTTGGATGGCAATCACAGGTGATAAATCACGTGCAGCGGATTATATTGAAGGTTTAGACATGCTTGCGTCTATGCGTTTATGTGCCAACCACCAAGCACAATATGCGATTCAAACGGCACTTGGCGGGTATCAATCAATTAATGATTTGATTCGCCCCGGTGGTCGCTTGTATGAACAACGTAATATTGCGTGGGAAATGTTGAATGATATTCCAGGTGTAAGTTGTGTTAAACCTGAAGGTGCAATGTACTGCTTCCCTAAACTTGATCCTGAAATTTATCCGATTGAAGATGATGAAAAATTCATGTTGGATTTGTTAAAAGCAGAAAAAGTGTTGTTAGTACAAGGGACTGGTTTCAACTGGCCTACACCTGATCATTTCCGTGTCGTATTCTTGCCTGCTGAAAATGAATTACGTGAAGCACTCACTCGTTTAGGTCGTTTCTTGTCTAAAATGCGTTAA
- a CDS encoding type II asparaginase: MKKTLTALTLSLGLLLPFSTFAKNNVVVVATGGTIAGAGASSTNSATYTAAKVPVDDLLNAVPQIQNLANVTGVQALQVASESITDKELLTIARKVNELVKKPDVNGVVITHGTDTLEETAFFLSLTVHTDKPIVVVGSMRPPSALSADGPLNLYSAVALAAADSAKAKGVLVLMNDSIFAARDVTKTINIHTDAFASQWGALGTLVEAKPYWFRSVAKRFNNSSEFNIENIQGDALPLVQIVYGSGNMLPDAYLAYAKAGAKAIIHAGTGNGSVAKYLVPTLTDLQKQGVQIIRSSRVPQGFVLRNAEQPDDQYGWVVAHDFNPQKAKLLATLALTKTKDAKEIQRMFWEY; the protein is encoded by the coding sequence ATGAAAAAAACACTGACTGCTCTGACTTTAAGTCTCGGTTTATTATTGCCCTTTTCAACCTTTGCAAAAAATAATGTTGTTGTGGTTGCAACGGGCGGTACGATTGCAGGTGCAGGCGCAAGCTCTACCAATAGTGCAACCTATACAGCAGCCAAAGTTCCTGTCGATGACTTACTGAATGCTGTCCCACAAATTCAAAACCTTGCCAATGTCACAGGCGTGCAAGCACTGCAAGTGGCATCTGAAAGCATTACAGATAAAGAACTTTTAACCATTGCCCGTAAAGTCAACGAATTGGTTAAAAAGCCTGATGTCAATGGTGTGGTCATTACACATGGCACAGATACCCTAGAAGAAACAGCATTTTTTTTAAGCCTTACTGTCCATACCGATAAACCCATCGTCGTCGTCGGTTCAATGCGCCCACCTTCAGCCTTGTCTGCCGATGGCCCTTTGAACCTTTATAGTGCAGTTGCACTTGCTGCTGCGGATAGCGCCAAAGCTAAAGGCGTACTTGTACTGATGAATGATAGTATTTTTGCAGCACGTGATGTGACCAAGACCATCAATATTCACACCGATGCTTTTGCAAGCCAATGGGGTGCTTTAGGCACATTGGTTGAAGCGAAACCCTATTGGTTTAGAAGTGTCGCTAAGCGTTTTAACAATAGCTCTGAATTTAATATTGAGAATATTCAAGGCGATGCCTTACCACTCGTCCAAATCGTATATGGTTCAGGCAATATGCTGCCTGATGCCTATTTGGCATATGCCAAAGCGGGTGCAAAAGCCATTATCCATGCAGGAACAGGAAATGGCTCTGTTGCAAAATACCTTGTACCAACATTAACTGATCTACAAAAACAAGGTGTGCAAATTATTCGCTCGTCACGTGTTCCTCAAGGTTTTGTATTACGTAATGCTGAGCAACCTGATGATCAATACGGTTGGGTCGTTGCTCACGATTTTAATCCGCAAAAAGCCAAACTACTTGCCACGCTTGCACTGACTAAAACCAAAGATGCCAAAGAAATTCAACGCATGTTTTGGGAATATTAA
- a CDS encoding tetratricopeptide repeat protein, giving the protein MKIKTLLLLGCLALPVSTMVNAEEVQYSATLVKKAESGDAQAQYELGEAYYQGYGVEEDLHKALEWYRKSAAKGNLEAIYSIGYMYDEGEAVEENNVEAMKWLLKAAEKGHLLAQYRYGQTLETGEEGVKADAKKSMQWIKKAADGGLADAQYHLGYNYEMGEYVTKDLNLAVKYYKMAVDQGNRDAQNNLGVLYHDGEGVAQNYAKALELYSAASEQGNELASSNIGLLYENGEGVKKDFKRAAQYYELAYEQGDHDALESLANLYETGGFGLKKDLSKAKEYREASETSAAAAE; this is encoded by the coding sequence ATGAAAATTAAAACACTTTTACTCTTGGGTTGTTTAGCATTACCTGTTAGCACAATGGTCAATGCTGAAGAAGTACAATACAGCGCGACTTTAGTGAAAAAAGCTGAGTCAGGAGATGCACAAGCACAATATGAATTAGGGGAAGCCTATTATCAAGGTTATGGCGTTGAAGAAGATTTGCATAAAGCCTTAGAGTGGTATAGAAAATCAGCAGCAAAAGGCAATTTAGAAGCGATTTATTCTATCGGTTATATGTACGATGAAGGCGAAGCTGTCGAAGAAAATAATGTAGAGGCCATGAAATGGTTGCTCAAAGCCGCTGAAAAAGGGCATTTGTTGGCACAGTATCGCTATGGGCAAACCTTAGAAACAGGTGAGGAAGGCGTGAAAGCTGACGCCAAAAAATCGATGCAATGGATCAAAAAAGCGGCTGATGGCGGTTTGGCTGATGCTCAATATCATCTAGGTTATAATTATGAAATGGGAGAATACGTTACTAAAGATCTAAATCTTGCTGTGAAATATTATAAAATGGCAGTAGATCAAGGGAATCGTGATGCACAAAATAACCTTGGTGTTTTATATCATGATGGTGAAGGTGTTGCACAAAATTATGCGAAAGCACTTGAACTGTATAGTGCAGCATCTGAGCAAGGCAATGAACTCGCTTCTTCAAATATTGGTCTGTTGTATGAAAATGGCGAAGGCGTGAAAAAAGACTTTAAACGTGCTGCTCAATACTATGAGTTGGCATACGAGCAAGGTGATCATGATGCGCTCGAAAGTCTAGCAAACTTGTATGAAACAGGTGGTTTTGGTTTGAAAAAAGATTTAAGCAAAGCCAAAGAATATCGTGAGGCATCTGAAACATCTGCTGCTGCAGCAGAATAA